The following proteins are co-located in the Spinactinospora alkalitolerans genome:
- a CDS encoding adenine deaminase C-terminal domain-containing protein, translating into MPHSAPVDLLIRGGSVLSVQTGEVWAADVAVVSDAIRAVLPPGTPAEAAEVLDATGLVVAPGYIDAHMHIESSMLAPREFARITLPRGTTTVLADAHEIVNVAGRDAQAWMIEQGRGTGQTMRWAVPSCVPALAGFETAGAELSAEDIDEMLGWDGVTTLGEVMDYRAVVSGERRMRDIVAVARARGVRLDGHCPNLSGADLNEYLWAGIDSDHCKNTAEVAVEKARLGMLLMLQEKCLTPEVVDALLALPHLPDLCLVTDDVAADAILDSGHLDRVGHVALERGMAPIDVLRALTVHPARRLGLHDRGAVSPGKRADLVLLRSLTDLTPAVVIAGGAVRGRGGRPVDDAPAAPTGNPFAATVHLEARSEHDVLWRADLPDGEHVFRALRVNEVDTYTEPAEVVLPVRDGVVDWEGRTAVVAVLERHTGRAAMSVAPVVGHDLGEGAYAGTYAHDSHNLTAVATTRAALRTAVNAVIEAGGGLCAAIGGAEPVLLPLPIGGVMSERSADEVARACGAVRAALRSWGWRNRNVFMSVSTLTLAVSPQVKITDRGLVRVVDRAWEPRTLG; encoded by the coding sequence GTGCCCCACTCCGCCCCCGTCGACCTGCTCATCCGGGGCGGCAGCGTGCTGTCGGTGCAGACCGGAGAGGTCTGGGCCGCCGACGTCGCCGTCGTCTCGGACGCGATCCGGGCCGTACTGCCGCCCGGAACGCCCGCCGAGGCCGCCGAGGTGCTCGACGCCACCGGGCTCGTCGTCGCGCCCGGCTACATCGACGCGCACATGCACATCGAGAGCTCCATGCTCGCCCCGCGCGAGTTCGCGCGCATCACCCTGCCGCGGGGCACCACCACCGTGCTGGCCGACGCCCACGAGATCGTCAACGTCGCCGGACGCGACGCCCAGGCCTGGATGATCGAGCAGGGGCGCGGCACGGGCCAGACGATGCGCTGGGCGGTCCCCTCGTGCGTCCCGGCGCTCGCCGGGTTCGAGACCGCCGGCGCCGAGCTGAGCGCCGAGGACATCGACGAGATGCTCGGCTGGGACGGCGTGACGACCCTGGGCGAGGTGATGGACTACCGGGCGGTCGTCTCCGGCGAGCGGCGGATGCGCGACATCGTCGCGGTCGCCCGTGCCCGCGGGGTCCGCCTCGACGGCCACTGCCCCAACCTCTCCGGCGCCGACCTGAACGAGTACCTGTGGGCGGGGATCGACTCCGACCACTGCAAGAACACCGCAGAGGTCGCGGTGGAGAAGGCCCGGCTGGGCATGCTGCTGATGCTGCAGGAGAAGTGCCTGACCCCCGAGGTCGTCGACGCGCTGCTCGCCCTGCCGCACCTGCCGGACCTGTGCCTGGTGACCGACGACGTCGCGGCGGACGCCATCCTCGACTCCGGCCACCTCGACCGCGTCGGCCACGTCGCCCTCGAACGCGGGATGGCGCCGATCGACGTGCTGCGGGCCCTCACCGTGCACCCCGCGCGCCGGCTCGGCCTGCACGACCGCGGAGCGGTGAGCCCCGGCAAGCGCGCCGACCTGGTGCTGCTGCGCTCCCTCACCGACCTCACCCCCGCGGTTGTGATCGCCGGCGGAGCGGTGCGCGGCCGCGGCGGACGTCCCGTGGACGACGCGCCCGCGGCTCCCACGGGCAACCCCTTCGCCGCGACCGTGCACCTGGAGGCGCGGAGCGAGCACGACGTGCTCTGGCGGGCGGACCTGCCCGACGGGGAGCACGTCTTCCGCGCCCTGCGGGTCAACGAGGTCGACACCTACACCGAACCGGCCGAGGTCGTGCTGCCCGTGCGCGACGGCGTCGTGGACTGGGAGGGGCGCACCGCGGTCGTCGCCGTGCTGGAGCGCCACACCGGCCGCGCCGCGATGTCGGTGGCCCCGGTGGTCGGCCACGACCTGGGAGAGGGGGCCTACGCCGGCACCTACGCCCACGACAGCCACAACCTCACCGCCGTCGCCACCACCCGTGCGGCGCTGCGGACCGCGGTCAACGCGGTCATCGAGGCGGGCGGCGGCCTGTGCGCGGCGATCGGCGGGGCGGAGCCCGTCCTGCTGCCGCTGCCGATCGGCGGCGTGATGTCGGAGCGCTCCGCCGACGAGGTCGCCCGTGCCTGCGGCGCGGTCCGCGCGGCCCTGCGTTCCTGGGGATGGCGCAACCGCAACGTGTTCATGAGCGTCTCGACGCTCACTCTCGCGGTGTCCCCCCAGGTCAAGATCACCGACCGAGGCCTGGTCCGGGTCGTCGACCGCGCCTGGGAGCCGCGGACACTGGGCTGA
- a CDS encoding DUF2786 domain-containing protein, with protein MGEAGRHGDSVDELIAGALAALGRRDGAGFRWRADQLVARPDEAARGAVDRALFSRLVVTVGYAWHNGWQPAELVRHVRRESGTGADDGAVHGRVAADAVAAQMRRYDAATVDERWEAQLAALDARVWWASDDDYVREWSVREGARRAEWVEYALEALHVLSALPPLAPLCPPPGRARRSPAAEPTRRAPVEQRMLDRVRALLAKAESTEFPRESEALTARAQELMARHSIDHALLAAEAGDDGDGPAGRRVPVDDPYPESKAVLLDAVAEANRCRAVWDQRLGLSTVIGFAEDADAVELLFTSLLVQATTAMTKAEAAQRTKGRKRTRTFRRSFLHSFAQRIGERLAGAADSAAKQAAAESAGRDLLPVLAVRERAVEAAAEEMFPETVRSRVRGVHDREGWISGRDAADATPLRGR; from the coding sequence GTGGGTGAGGCCGGGCGGCACGGGGACTCGGTTGACGAGCTGATCGCCGGGGCGCTGGCGGCGTTGGGGCGGCGGGACGGCGCGGGGTTCCGGTGGCGGGCGGACCAGTTGGTCGCGCGGCCCGATGAGGCGGCGCGCGGCGCCGTGGACCGCGCCCTGTTCTCCCGGCTCGTCGTCACCGTCGGCTACGCGTGGCACAACGGGTGGCAGCCGGCCGAGCTGGTGCGCCACGTCCGGCGGGAGAGCGGCACCGGAGCCGACGACGGGGCCGTCCACGGGCGGGTGGCCGCCGACGCGGTCGCGGCGCAGATGCGCCGCTACGACGCCGCGACCGTCGACGAGCGCTGGGAGGCGCAGCTGGCCGCCCTCGACGCGCGCGTGTGGTGGGCCTCCGACGACGACTACGTGCGGGAGTGGAGCGTGCGCGAGGGCGCCCGGCGCGCCGAATGGGTGGAGTACGCGCTCGAAGCGCTGCACGTGCTCTCCGCGCTCCCTCCGCTCGCCCCGCTGTGCCCGCCTCCCGGCAGGGCCCGCCGGAGTCCGGCGGCGGAGCCGACGCGGCGCGCCCCGGTGGAGCAGCGGATGCTCGACCGGGTCCGGGCGCTGCTGGCCAAGGCCGAGTCCACCGAGTTTCCCCGGGAGTCCGAGGCGCTGACCGCGCGGGCGCAGGAGCTGATGGCGCGGCACAGCATCGACCACGCGCTGCTGGCGGCCGAAGCCGGGGACGACGGGGACGGCCCGGCGGGGCGCCGGGTGCCCGTCGACGACCCCTACCCCGAGTCCAAGGCGGTCCTGCTGGACGCGGTGGCCGAGGCGAACCGGTGCCGCGCGGTCTGGGACCAGCGGCTGGGGCTGTCCACCGTGATCGGCTTCGCCGAGGACGCCGACGCGGTGGAGCTGCTGTTCACCTCGCTCCTGGTCCAGGCCACCACCGCGATGACCAAGGCCGAGGCCGCGCAGCGGACCAAAGGACGCAAGCGGACCAGGACGTTTCGCCGGTCGTTCCTGCACTCCTTCGCCCAGCGGATCGGTGAACGGCTGGCCGGAGCCGCCGACTCGGCCGCGAAGCAGGCCGCGGCCGAGTCGGCCGGACGGGACCTGCTGCCGGTGCTCGCGGTCCGGGAGCGGGCGGTCGAGGCGGCCGCCGAGGAGATGTTCCCGGAGACGGTGCGCAGCAGGGTGCGCGGCGTCCACGACCGGGAGGGCTGGATCTCGGGCCGGGACGCCGCCGACGCGACCCCGCTGCGCGGCCGCTGA